The following are from one region of the Elusimicrobiota bacterium genome:
- the gap gene encoding type I glyceraldehyde-3-phosphate dehydrogenase → MFMRVGINGFGRIGRLVARAILERYNKTNLRSSGFQSADNEANSHHNVAENSFSVELVAVNDLFDAKSNAHLLKYDSVHGQFPGEIKVTADDEISVNNKKIKVLKKKDPSELPWKELGVEIVVESTGLFTVKKDGINKKGKEVKGAENHITKGGAKKVIISAPAEGEDITIVLGVNEDKYDPKNHNVISNASCTTNCLAPVAKVLNDNWEIEKGLMTTIHAYTNDQRLQDMAHSDMRRARAAAISMIPTSTGAAKAIGLVIPELKGKLDGFAIRVPAPNVSVVDLTVLLNKKATAEEINAEFKKASEEKMKGILGYIDEPLVSIDFNHCPLSSLVDSKITKVIQDNFVKVLAWYDNEWGYSCRVVDLIDFIIEKGI, encoded by the coding sequence ATTTTTATGCGTGTAGGTATTAACGGTTTTGGTAGGATTGGGCGATTGGTAGCAAGAGCGATTTTAGAAAGGTATAATAAAACGAATTTGCGTAGTAGCGGATTTCAATCTGCTGATAACGAAGCAAATTCACACCATAATGTAGCCGAGAATTCATTCTCGGTTGAACTGGTTGCTGTGAATGATTTGTTTGATGCAAAATCAAATGCGCATCTGCTGAAATATGACTCTGTTCACGGTCAGTTCCCGGGTGAAATAAAAGTTACCGCGGACGACGAAATCTCGGTTAATAACAAAAAAATTAAAGTGCTGAAAAAGAAAGACCCGTCAGAACTGCCGTGGAAAGAACTTGGTGTTGAGATTGTTGTAGAGTCAACCGGGCTTTTTACTGTAAAAAAAGATGGTATCAACAAAAAAGGTAAAGAGGTAAAAGGCGCCGAAAACCATATCACAAAAGGTGGTGCCAAAAAAGTGATTATCTCAGCACCTGCAGAAGGCGAAGATATCACAATTGTGCTCGGCGTCAATGAAGATAAATATGACCCCAAAAATCATAATGTTATCTCAAATGCGTCCTGCACAACAAATTGTCTGGCGCCTGTTGCAAAAGTGCTCAATGATAACTGGGAGATTGAAAAGGGCTTGATGACAACAATACACGCATATACGAATGACCAGCGGCTACAGGATATGGCACACTCGGATATGAGGCGTGCACGTGCTGCCGCTATCTCTATGATTCCTACATCAACCGGTGCGGCAAAAGCAATCGGCTTGGTAATCCCAGAATTGAAAGGCAAACTTGATGGCTTCGCAATCCGCGTGCCTGCACCTAATGTGTCCGTTGTGGATTTAACCGTATTGCTGAATAAGAAAGCGACTGCTGAGGAGATAAATGCAGAATTTAAAAAGGCATCCGAAGAGAAAATGAAGGGAATCCTTGGCTATATTGATGAACCACTTGTATCAATTGATTTCAATCACTGTCCACTTTCATCACTCGTAGATTCAAAAATCACGAAAGTTATTCAGGATAATTTTGTAAAAGTTTTAGCATGGTATGATAACGAGTGGGGTTATTCCTGTAGAGTGGTTGACTTGATTGATTTCATAATTGAAAAAGGAATATGA
- a CDS encoding T9SS type A sorting domain-containing protein: protein MTIDTTIQDDRLNKPQGVMVVDTQGKIYISDRNNDRILMYNSTGAYITQITSTTAGLNKPDGVWVNLLGYIFVSDTNNDRIITLDNYLNPTMRFSNNFNKPAGITIDTECSLYVVDSNNNRVQKFGLPSKTKLLASSPISQFPNFLVSDFVKGEIYAYPNPAKNGKSPIIHIEIGVADKVEIRIYNIAGEFIHSTEITEPPQDRNNDGKYEYEYTWDISDIASGVYIYTIRAKKNGLPDIKATGKIGLIK, encoded by the coding sequence ATGACGATAGATACGACGATACAGGACGATAGACTTAACAAACCACAGGGAGTAATGGTGGTTGACACACAGGGTAAAATTTATATTTCAGACAGGAACAACGACAGGATTTTAATGTACAATTCAACTGGAGCATATATTACTCAAATAACATCTACAACTGCTGGGTTAAATAAGCCCGACGGTGTGTGGGTAAATTTACTTGGCTATATTTTTGTATCCGATACGAACAATGACAGAATTATAACGCTTGACAATTATCTGAATCCTACAATGCGGTTCTCAAATAATTTCAACAAACCCGCCGGAATTACTATTGATACAGAATGCAGTTTGTATGTAGTTGACTCAAACAATAATAGAGTTCAGAAATTTGGACTACCATCAAAAACAAAACTTCTTGCCTCTTCCCCAATTTCCCAATTTCCCAATTTCCTAGTTTCTGATTTTGTAAAAGGCGAAATATACGCATATCCTAACCCCGCGAAAAACGGAAAATCACCGATAATACATATAGAAATCGGAGTTGCTGATAAAGTAGAAATACGAATTTACAACATCGCTGGTGAATTTATACATTCAACAGAGATCACAGAACCGCCACAGGACAGAAACAATGATGGAAAATATGAATACGAATACACTTGGGACATTTCTGATATCGCAAGTGGTGTGTATATTTATACGATAAGGGCAAAGAAAAACGGTTTACCCGATATAAAGGCAACAGGAAAAATTGGGCTAATAAAATGA
- a CDS encoding nucleotidyltransferase domain-containing protein, producing the protein MMFQDKNLQIFLEEIKNKLDSQPSKIILFGSRARNEYTDESDYDIIFVFNEVKQEIKKQLKELTIKMLIDYGMVISDFVFAESELERKKYEPFIMNAFKEGIVL; encoded by the coding sequence ATGATGTTTCAGGATAAAAATCTTCAAATTTTTTTAGAAGAAATAAAAAATAAGTTAGATTCTCAACCCAGTAAAATTATTCTATTCGGTTCCAGAGCAAGAAATGAATACACAGACGAGTCAGATTATGATATCATTTTTGTTTTCAATGAAGTTAAACAAGAAATAAAAAAACAGTTAAAAGAGTTAACAATAAAAATGTTAATTGATTACGGAATGGTAATTTCTGATTTCGTATTTGCAGAAAGTGAGTTAGAAAGAAAAAAATACGAACCTTTTATAATGAATGCATTTAAAGAAGGAATCGTTTTATGA